Proteins encoded in a region of the Streptomyces liliiviolaceus genome:
- a CDS encoding PadR family transcriptional regulator: protein MSLPHAILTALLEKPSSGLELTRRFDKSIGYFWSATHQQIYRELGRLEAEGSIRALASQQPARGQKKRYEVLPAGRAELARWTAASQDPKPLRDTLLLRLRAAAVVGTAGIGEDLRRHLDLHRRQLAEYEEIQERDFPPGKDAPADRLQHLVLRAGIDLETFWTGWLTHALEEFERIPAEGSTTL, encoded by the coding sequence ATGTCACTCCCGCACGCGATCCTCACCGCCCTGCTTGAGAAGCCGTCGTCGGGGCTGGAGCTGACCCGCCGCTTCGACAAGTCGATCGGCTACTTCTGGTCGGCGACGCATCAGCAGATCTATCGCGAGCTGGGAAGACTGGAGGCCGAGGGCTCCATCAGGGCCCTCGCCTCCCAGCAGCCGGCCCGCGGCCAGAAGAAGCGGTACGAGGTCCTGCCGGCGGGCCGCGCCGAACTGGCCCGCTGGACCGCGGCCTCCCAGGACCCCAAGCCCCTGCGCGACACACTGCTGCTGCGGCTGCGCGCGGCGGCGGTGGTCGGCACCGCGGGCATCGGGGAGGATCTGCGCCGCCATCTCGACCTGCACCGGCGGCAGTTGGCGGAGTACGAGGAGATCCAGGAGCGCGACTTCCCACCCGGCAAGGACGCTCCCGCGGACCGGCTCCAGCATCTCGTCCTGCGTGCCGGGATCGACCTGGAGACCTTCTGGACGGGTTGGCTCACGCACGCGCTGGAGGAGTTCGAACGCATTCCGGCCGAGGGCTCCACGACACTCTGA
- a CDS encoding NADPH-dependent 2,4-dienoyl-CoA reductase: MTHYPHLLNPLNLGFTTLPNRVLMGSMHIGLEEAEHGFTRMAEFYAARARGGVGLIVTGGIAPNEAGRPYEGGAKLTTEAEAEQHAEITAAVHREGGRIAMQILHFGRYAYHPDLVAPSALQAPISPYTPRALTDAEVERTIDDYARAARLARRAGYDGVEIMGSEGYLINEFIAAGTNKRDDRWGGSYENRTRFPLEIVRRVREAVGDDFIVIYRLSMLDLVPGGSSLDEVITLAKAVEAAGATIINTGIGWHEARIPTIATSVPRGAYTWVTKKVMGAVSIPLVTTNRINTPELAEQLLADGHADMVSMARPMLADPDFVSKAKAGRPEAINTCIGCNQACLDHTFGGKITSCLVNPRACHETELVLAPTRTRKRIAVVGAGPAGLACAVSAAERGHDVTLYDAAGEIGGQLNVARKVPGKQEFDETIRYFRTQLQLHGVDVRLNTPVTAGDLAAYEEVVVATGVGPRTPEIPGVDHPSVVGYLDVLRDGAPVGDRVAILGAGGIGFDVAEYLTDSGDKASEDPATYFRHWGVDMDYQAPGGLAAPERPAPPRSVHLLQRKASKVGAGLGKTTGWIHRAELKHRGVTMVPGVRYDRIDDAGLHVTVDGESSVLPVDTIVLCTGQEPRRDLYEALRAAGRSVHLIGGADVAAELDAKRAIKQGTELAAAL; encoded by the coding sequence ATGACCCACTACCCGCACCTGCTCAACCCGCTGAACCTCGGCTTCACCACCCTGCCGAACCGCGTACTCATGGGCTCCATGCACATAGGCCTGGAAGAGGCGGAACACGGCTTCACCCGCATGGCCGAGTTCTACGCGGCCAGAGCCCGCGGCGGCGTAGGCCTCATCGTCACCGGCGGCATCGCCCCCAACGAGGCGGGCCGCCCCTACGAGGGCGGCGCCAAACTCACCACCGAGGCGGAAGCGGAACAGCACGCCGAGATCACCGCCGCGGTACACCGCGAAGGCGGCAGGATCGCGATGCAGATCCTCCACTTCGGCCGCTACGCCTACCACCCCGACCTGGTCGCCCCCAGCGCACTCCAGGCCCCCATCAGCCCCTACACCCCCCGCGCCCTGACGGACGCCGAGGTCGAGCGGACCATCGACGACTACGCCCGCGCCGCCCGCCTCGCCAGGCGCGCCGGCTACGACGGCGTGGAGATCATGGGCTCCGAGGGCTACCTGATCAACGAGTTCATCGCCGCCGGGACCAACAAGCGCGACGACCGCTGGGGCGGCAGCTACGAGAACCGCACGCGCTTCCCCCTCGAAATCGTCCGCCGCGTACGCGAAGCCGTCGGCGACGACTTCATCGTCATCTACCGTCTGTCGATGCTGGACCTGGTCCCGGGCGGCTCCTCCCTCGACGAGGTGATCACCCTCGCCAAGGCCGTGGAGGCCGCCGGCGCGACCATCATCAACACCGGCATCGGCTGGCACGAGGCACGCATCCCCACCATCGCGACCTCGGTGCCGCGAGGCGCGTACACCTGGGTGACCAAGAAGGTCATGGGTGCCGTGTCGATCCCGCTCGTGACGACGAACCGCATCAACACCCCGGAACTGGCGGAGCAGTTGCTCGCGGACGGCCACGCGGACATGGTGTCGATGGCCCGCCCGATGCTCGCCGACCCCGACTTCGTCAGCAAGGCGAAGGCCGGCCGCCCCGAGGCCATCAACACCTGCATCGGCTGCAACCAGGCCTGCCTCGACCACACCTTCGGCGGAAAGATCACCTCCTGCCTGGTGAACCCGAGGGCCTGCCACGAGACGGAACTGGTCCTGGCCCCGACCCGTACCCGTAAGCGGATCGCCGTCGTGGGCGCGGGCCCGGCCGGACTCGCCTGCGCCGTCAGTGCCGCCGAACGCGGTCACGACGTCACCCTCTACGACGCCGCGGGCGAAATCGGCGGCCAGCTCAACGTGGCCCGCAAGGTCCCCGGCAAGCAGGAGTTCGACGAGACGATCCGCTACTTCCGCACCCAGCTCCAACTGCACGGCGTGGACGTCCGGTTGAACACCCCGGTGACCGCCGGCGACCTCGCCGCGTACGAGGAGGTCGTCGTCGCCACGGGCGTCGGCCCGCGTACCCCCGAGATCCCCGGCGTGGACCACCCCAGCGTCGTCGGATACCTCGACGTGCTGCGCGACGGCGCCCCCGTCGGCGACCGGGTCGCGATCCTCGGCGCGGGCGGCATCGGCTTCGACGTCGCCGAGTACCTGACCGACAGCGGCGACAAGGCGAGCGAGGACCCGGCGACGTACTTCCGGCACTGGGGTGTCGACATGGACTACCAGGCACCCGGAGGCCTCGCCGCCCCCGAGCGGCCGGCCCCGCCGCGCAGCGTCCACCTCCTGCAGCGCAAGGCGTCGAAGGTCGGCGCCGGGCTCGGTAAGACGACCGGCTGGATCCATCGCGCCGAGCTGAAGCACCGCGGAGTCACCATGGTCCCCGGTGTCCGGTACGACCGCATCGACGACGCCGGACTGCATGTCACCGTCGACGGCGAGAGCTCCGTCCTGCCGGTCGACACCATCGTGCTCTGCACGGGCCAGGAACCGCGCCGCGACCTGTACGAGGCACTGCGCGCCGCGGGCCGCAGCGTGCACCTCATCGGCGGCGCCGACGTGGCGGCCGAACTGGACGCCAAGCGGGCCATCAAGCAGGGCACTGAGCTGGCGGCGGCGCTGTAG
- a CDS encoding putative protein N(5)-glutamine methyltransferase, whose translation MPPSYAHVVTALRSAGCVFAEDEARLLLTAARTPAELTALVDGRAAGRPLEHVLGWAEFSGLRIAVEPGVFVPRRRTEFLVGQAVGLALALASEAPVVVDLCCGSGAVGAALVASLPAAELHAADIDPVAVRCARRNVGGRGRVYEGDLFGPLPRGLRGRIGILAANVPYVPSGEVGLLPPEARDHEPLVALDGGGDGLDVLRRVLAEAPEWLAPGGSLLVETSERQAGPAVELFAEAGLIPRIETSEDLPANVIIGRRGLGGGGA comes from the coding sequence ATGCCACCTTCTTACGCCCATGTCGTCACCGCGCTCCGCTCCGCGGGCTGTGTCTTCGCGGAGGACGAGGCACGACTCCTCCTCACCGCGGCCCGTACTCCGGCCGAACTCACCGCCTTGGTGGACGGTCGTGCGGCGGGCCGGCCGCTCGAACACGTCCTGGGCTGGGCCGAGTTCAGCGGTCTGCGGATCGCTGTGGAACCCGGCGTCTTCGTGCCGCGCCGCCGCACCGAGTTCCTGGTCGGGCAGGCCGTCGGGCTCGCCCTCGCCCTTGCCTCCGAGGCGCCGGTCGTCGTGGACCTGTGCTGCGGCTCGGGGGCGGTGGGCGCGGCGCTCGTGGCGTCGCTCCCCGCTGCCGAGCTGCATGCCGCCGACATCGACCCTGTGGCTGTGCGCTGCGCGCGCCGCAACGTCGGCGGACGCGGCCGGGTCTACGAGGGCGACCTCTTCGGACCCTTGCCACGCGGTCTGCGCGGGCGGATCGGGATCTTGGCCGCGAACGTGCCGTACGTGCCCAGCGGTGAGGTGGGGCTCCTGCCGCCGGAAGCCCGCGACCATGAACCGCTGGTCGCGCTCGACGGGGGAGGGGACGGGCTCGACGTCCTGCGCCGGGTGCTCGCGGAGGCGCCGGAGTGGCTGGCGCCCGGGGGAAGCCTGCTTGTCGAGACGAGCGAACGGCAGGCGGGCCCTGCTGTCGAGCTCTTCGCCGAGGCGGGCCTGATACCGCGGATCGAGACCTCGGAGGACCTGCCCGCCAACGTCATCATCGGCCGACGCGGGCTCGGAGGGGGCGGGGCTTGA
- a CDS encoding MarR family winged helix-turn-helix transcriptional regulator: MTAADIAIETIHHEMTAFARRARASAGRLHPELSLVSYTLLGHLEERGGCRATDLAAHYALDKSTVSRQVSALEGAGLIERRSDPQDQRVQVLHLTAAGTEILAQVTASRRVAFRERLSGWPEEDLRRFAGYLQRYNAAGGGPEPGPGTAPEPRPAPSRA, encoded by the coding sequence GTGACCGCAGCCGACATCGCCATCGAGACCATCCACCACGAGATGACGGCCTTCGCCCGTCGCGCCCGGGCCTCGGCCGGCCGTCTGCACCCGGAGCTGTCCCTGGTCTCGTACACGCTGCTCGGGCATCTGGAGGAGCGCGGCGGCTGCCGTGCCACCGATCTCGCCGCGCACTACGCGCTCGACAAGTCCACGGTCAGCCGTCAGGTGTCGGCCCTCGAAGGCGCCGGGCTGATCGAGCGGCGCTCCGATCCGCAGGACCAGCGCGTCCAGGTGCTGCACCTCACGGCGGCCGGGACGGAGATCCTCGCCCAGGTGACCGCGAGCCGCCGGGTGGCCTTCCGCGAGCGGCTGTCGGGCTGGCCCGAGGAGGATCTGCGACGGTTCGCGGGCTACCTGCAGCGGTACAACGCGGCCGGAGGCGGCCCGGAGCCGGGCCCGGGCACGGCCCCTGAGCCACGTCCGGCCCCGAGCCGGGCGTGA
- a CDS encoding GNAT family N-acetyltransferase: MSVTPHVLDNPARASLTGPHAHFAERRGRVLRYQADVSPWLALPDDPGADDWADVAALAGPGKEIALPGFRGEIPQGWEITFRGEGVQFVDDGLAAAPDPEAVRLGPADVPEMLALVERTRPGPFLPRTVELGTYLGIRRGGVLVAMAGERLHPPGWTEISAVCTDAAVRGQGLATRLTLAVAHGIRARGETPFLHAAADNTNALRLYESLGFRLRRRTRFLAARVPERPGRVEDGRVVAVG; encoded by the coding sequence ATGAGCGTCACGCCCCACGTCCTGGACAACCCCGCACGGGCGTCGCTGACCGGCCCGCACGCCCACTTCGCCGAACGCCGCGGCCGGGTGCTGCGCTACCAGGCCGACGTGTCGCCCTGGCTGGCGCTGCCCGACGACCCCGGCGCCGACGACTGGGCCGATGTCGCGGCGCTCGCCGGGCCGGGCAAGGAGATCGCGCTGCCCGGCTTCCGCGGGGAGATCCCGCAGGGGTGGGAGATCACGTTCCGCGGGGAGGGCGTGCAGTTCGTCGACGACGGTCTGGCCGCCGCGCCGGACCCGGAGGCCGTACGGCTGGGCCCCGCCGACGTACCGGAGATGCTGGCCCTCGTGGAGCGGACCAGACCGGGCCCGTTCCTGCCGCGCACGGTCGAACTCGGCACCTACCTCGGCATACGCCGGGGCGGGGTCCTGGTCGCCATGGCGGGGGAGCGGCTGCATCCGCCCGGCTGGACGGAGATCAGCGCGGTCTGCACCGACGCCGCCGTCCGCGGTCAGGGCCTGGCGACCCGGCTGACGCTGGCGGTCGCGCACGGCATACGGGCCCGGGGCGAGACACCGTTCCTGCACGCGGCAGCGGACAACACCAATGCCCTGCGCCTCTACGAGTCGCTGGGCTTCCGGCTGCGGCGCAGGACGAGGTTCCTGGCGGCGCGGGTGCCGGAGCGGCCGGGCAGGGTGGAGGACGGGCGAGTGGTGGCGGTCGGCTGA
- a CDS encoding quinone oxidoreductase family protein, with amino-acid sequence MPKAYVFTQYGGPETEALVEQDRPSPGPGQLLVAVRAAGVNPVDWKQRTGYQRPGQQRRELPAVLGNEAAGVVEEIGEGVTGFAVGDEVFGNPVAGGYAQYALFPVAVTAHKPAAVSFTDAAALPVAAATAYDGVRQLALPTGATLLVTGAGGGVGVAVAQIARADGLNVIGVASEGKKDLVESLGAAHVPSGPDFADGVRALAPDGVDAVYDLVGGEVLEAAAELVKDRARLITAGGKDIVEGLGGSPVVRARTAAVLDEVVRLVVDGRLDPLVTRTFPLEEAAEALRTVEEGHARGKVVIEVAE; translated from the coding sequence ATGCCCAAGGCGTACGTCTTCACCCAGTACGGCGGTCCGGAGACCGAGGCCCTCGTCGAACAGGACCGGCCGAGCCCCGGGCCCGGCCAGCTGCTGGTCGCCGTCCGGGCGGCGGGCGTCAACCCCGTCGACTGGAAGCAGCGCACCGGCTACCAGCGGCCAGGCCAGCAGCGGCGTGAGCTGCCCGCCGTCCTCGGCAACGAGGCCGCCGGTGTCGTCGAGGAGATCGGCGAGGGAGTCACGGGCTTCGCGGTCGGCGACGAGGTCTTCGGCAACCCCGTGGCCGGCGGCTACGCCCAGTACGCACTGTTCCCGGTGGCCGTGACCGCGCACAAGCCCGCCGCTGTCTCCTTCACCGACGCGGCCGCCCTGCCCGTCGCGGCGGCCACCGCCTACGACGGCGTACGCCAGCTGGCCCTGCCGACGGGCGCGACCCTGCTGGTCACGGGCGCGGGCGGCGGGGTGGGCGTCGCGGTCGCCCAGATCGCCCGCGCCGACGGACTGAACGTCATCGGTGTGGCGAGCGAGGGCAAGAAGGACCTGGTCGAGTCGCTCGGCGCCGCGCACGTGCCGTCCGGCCCCGACTTCGCCGACGGCGTCCGGGCCCTGGCCCCCGACGGCGTGGACGCGGTGTACGACCTGGTGGGCGGCGAGGTCCTGGAGGCCGCGGCCGAACTGGTGAAGGACCGCGCCAGGCTGATCACCGCGGGCGGCAAGGACATCGTGGAGGGCCTCGGCGGCTCGCCCGTCGTACGGGCCCGTACCGCCGCGGTCCTCGACGAGGTGGTCCGGCTCGTCGTCGACGGCAGGCTCGACCCGCTGGTCACGCGGACGTTCCCCCTCGAAGAGGCCGCCGAAGCGCTGCGTACCGTCGAAGAGGGCCACGCCCGCGGCAAGGTCGTGATCGAGGTCGCGGAATGA
- a CDS encoding sulfite oxidase-like oxidoreductase — MNVTRGFAGRPRVRNDGLPPGQYDARDDWPVLSAEVTPELATSQWTFTVDGLVAEKRTWNWDEAHALPPSAYEGDIHCVTSWSKFGVRFAGVSLDTFLDLARPTAEATHAVAYSHTGYTTNLPLADLTGGRAWIVWEYGDRPLPAEHGGPARLIVPHLYFWKSAKWIAGIRLLDHDEPGFWEQNGYHHRGNPWEEQRYSGD, encoded by the coding sequence ATGAACGTCACCCGGGGCTTCGCCGGGCGCCCGCGCGTCCGCAACGACGGACTGCCGCCCGGCCAGTACGACGCCCGCGACGACTGGCCCGTCCTGTCCGCGGAGGTCACGCCGGAGCTGGCGACCTCGCAGTGGACGTTCACCGTCGACGGGCTGGTCGCCGAGAAGCGCACCTGGAACTGGGACGAGGCGCACGCGCTGCCGCCGTCCGCCTACGAGGGCGACATCCACTGCGTGACGAGCTGGTCGAAGTTCGGGGTGCGGTTCGCGGGGGTGTCGCTCGACACGTTCCTCGATCTCGCCCGCCCGACCGCCGAGGCCACCCACGCGGTCGCCTACTCGCACACGGGCTACACCACGAACCTGCCGCTCGCCGATCTGACCGGCGGACGGGCCTGGATCGTCTGGGAGTACGGGGACCGGCCGCTGCCCGCCGAGCACGGTGGCCCCGCACGGCTGATCGTGCCGCACCTGTACTTCTGGAAGAGCGCCAAGTGGATCGCGGGCATCCGGCTCCTCGACCACGACGAGCCGGGTTTCTGGGAGCAGAACGGCTACCACCACCGCGGCAACCCCTGGGAAGAGCAGCGCTACTCCGGTGACTGA
- a CDS encoding ferredoxin reductase, whose translation MSSTTSMSSAASVASAPATRFAVPGRIAVSNRAAATWQCATLTEIRRETPHASTFRFAVPAWAGHLPGQHLMLRLRAEDGYVAQRHYSIASPPDDDGHVELTLDHVDGGEVSGWFHTVAKPGDEVELRGPLSGFFAWPGDRPALLIGAGSGVVPLMSMVRHHRARNLTVPLRLLVSARAPEELIYASEYGAETTPVFTRSAPEGVAVGRVAAAHVARLLADGPDSGWEAYVCGSNGFAEHASRLLVDAGQPVDRIRIERFG comes from the coding sequence ATGTCTTCGACGACCTCCATGTCTTCGGCGGCCTCGGTGGCCTCCGCGCCCGCGACCCGGTTCGCGGTGCCCGGCCGGATCGCCGTGAGCAACCGCGCCGCGGCCACCTGGCAGTGCGCCACCCTCACCGAGATCCGCCGGGAGACACCGCATGCGTCGACCTTCCGGTTCGCCGTTCCCGCGTGGGCGGGGCATCTGCCCGGCCAGCATCTGATGCTCCGGCTGCGGGCCGAGGACGGTTACGTCGCCCAGCGGCACTACTCGATCGCCTCGCCCCCCGACGACGACGGCCACGTCGAACTCACCCTCGACCACGTCGACGGCGGTGAGGTGTCGGGCTGGTTCCACACGGTCGCCAAGCCCGGCGACGAGGTCGAGCTGCGCGGACCGCTCAGCGGGTTCTTCGCCTGGCCCGGCGACCGGCCCGCCCTGCTGATCGGCGCGGGCTCCGGTGTCGTACCGCTGATGTCGATGGTCCGCCACCACCGTGCGCGGAACCTGACGGTGCCCCTGCGGCTGCTGGTGTCGGCCCGCGCTCCCGAGGAGCTGATCTACGCCTCGGAGTACGGCGCCGAGACCACTCCGGTGTTCACGCGCAGCGCCCCCGAGGGTGTGGCCGTGGGCCGTGTGGCGGCCGCACATGTGGCGCGACTCCTGGCCGACGGGCCCGATAGTGGGTGGGAAGCCTATGTGTGCGGCTCGAACGGGTTCGCCGAGCACGCCTCCCGGCTGCTGGTGGACGCGGGCCAGCCGGTGGACCGTATCCGGATCGAACGCTTCGGCTGA
- a CDS encoding universal stress protein, with protein sequence MRRDIRTVTVGVDGSRAGLDAADWAAREAERRRLTLRLLHAGGEPTASVPVPGSGLGPTPVPGAAPGCVPRPRARGARTRPALEQPAVPARELQRGILDRAAVRLSYAHPTLQIAARRTDTPALPALLEAATESETVVLGSRGFSGFTGFLVGSVALAVAADAACPVVLVRAGELPPDERVPEERVPEERVPDERVPDDAGGDTTSPARTPYLPVVLGLDLEEPADELIGYAFDAAGVRAAPLHVVHAWTLPPLREGAGGAGEPGDTAAQQDARERFLAAALGPWRHKFPQTEVSEEVVYGHAGHHLLKASTRAGLLVVGRSVAGAGLGRAAHSLVHHSTCPVAVVPHD encoded by the coding sequence ATGAGAAGGGACATCCGAACCGTCACCGTGGGCGTCGACGGCTCCCGCGCCGGGCTCGACGCCGCCGACTGGGCGGCCCGCGAGGCCGAGCGCCGCCGTCTCACCCTGCGGCTGCTGCACGCGGGCGGCGAACCCACCGCCTCCGTGCCCGTCCCCGGGTCCGGCCTCGGACCCACTCCCGTCCCCGGGGCCGCGCCCGGATGCGTACCCCGCCCCCGGGCACGCGGGGCACGCACCCGTCCGGCCCTTGAGCAGCCGGCGGTCCCGGCCCGCGAGCTCCAGCGGGGCATCCTCGACCGGGCCGCCGTACGACTCTCCTACGCGCACCCGACGTTGCAGATCGCCGCCCGTCGTACCGACACCCCCGCACTTCCGGCGCTGCTCGAAGCCGCCACCGAGTCCGAGACGGTGGTTCTCGGCTCACGCGGCTTCAGCGGGTTCACCGGTTTCCTGGTCGGCTCGGTCGCGCTCGCCGTCGCCGCGGACGCCGCGTGTCCCGTGGTGCTCGTCCGCGCGGGCGAACTCCCCCCGGACGAGCGCGTACCGGAGGAGCGCGTACCGGAGGAGCGCGTACCGGACGAGCGCGTACCGGACGACGCGGGCGGCGACACCACCTCGCCCGCCCGGACCCCGTACCTGCCGGTGGTCCTCGGGCTCGACCTGGAGGAACCGGCCGACGAACTCATCGGTTACGCCTTCGACGCGGCCGGTGTCCGGGCCGCGCCCCTGCACGTCGTGCACGCCTGGACGCTGCCGCCCCTGCGCGAGGGTGCCGGCGGCGCGGGGGAGCCCGGCGACACGGCCGCGCAGCAGGACGCCAGGGAACGCTTCCTGGCGGCGGCCCTGGGACCCTGGCGCCACAAGTTCCCGCAGACCGAGGTCTCGGAGGAGGTCGTGTACGGGCACGCCGGCCACCATCTCCTGAAGGCGTCGACGCGAGCGGGGCTGCTCGTCGTCGGCCGCTCCGTGGCCGGCGCGGGACTGGGCCGGGCGGCGCACTCCCTGGTCCACCACTCCACGTGCCCGGTCGCCGTGGTCCCTCACGACTGA
- a CDS encoding phosphoketolase family protein, with the protein MAKDRMAALDAHWRAANYLAVGQIYLLGNPLLTEPLKPEHIKPRLLGHWGTSPGLNLVHTHLNRVVVERDLDAICVWGPGHGGPAVLANSWLEGSYTQTYPDVTRDASGMERLFRQFSFPGGVPSHVAPETPGSLHEGGELGYSLAHAYGAAFDNPDLLVTCVIGDGEAETGPLAGSWHSNKFLDPVHDGAVLPVLHLNGYKIANPTVLARLPRAELDELLRGYGHDPIHVSGDDPRRVHRELAKAMDQALDRIAEIQQEARGGSTGGGGRGQSGKARSGRGRGGTGGGAGSGRARWPMIVLRTPKGWTGPAEVDGEPVEGTWRSHQVPLAGVRENPEHLRQLEAWLRSYRPEELFDAEGRPTSLVLDCVPEGSRRLGANPHTNGGLLLTSLPLPDLDDFAVPVDKPGASTHEPTRVLGGMLARVMADTSERRNFRVVGPDETESNRLGALYEATGKAWQAETLDTDEHLARDGRVIEILSEHLCQGWLEGYLLTGRHGLFSSYEAFVHIVDSMVNQHIKWLKTSRELPWRAPLASLNYLLTSHVWRQDHNGFSHQDPGFVDHVLNKSPEVVRVYLPPDANTLLSVADHALRSRDHVNVIVAGKQPCFDWLSMEQARAHCARGAGIWEWAGTENGNREPDVVLACAGDVPTQEVLAAAALLRTHLPDLAVRVVNVVDIARLMPQGEHPHGMADSEYDALFTADKPVIFAYHGYPWLIHRLAYRRTGHANLHVRGYKESGTTTTPFDMVVRNSLDRYRLVMDVIDRVPGLAVRAAAVRQRMTDVHTRHEAWIREHGTDLPEVAEWTWSG; encoded by the coding sequence GTGTGTGGGGCCCCGGCCACGGCGGCCCCGCGGTCCTCGCGAACTCCTGGCTCGAAGGCAGCTACACCCAGACGTACCCGGACGTCACCCGGGACGCCTCCGGCATGGAACGCCTCTTCCGGCAGTTCTCCTTTCCCGGCGGGGTCCCCAGCCATGTCGCCCCCGAGACCCCGGGCTCCCTCCACGAGGGCGGCGAGCTGGGCTACTCGCTCGCCCACGCCTACGGGGCCGCCTTCGACAACCCGGACCTCCTGGTCACCTGTGTGATCGGGGACGGTGAGGCCGAGACGGGACCCCTCGCCGGCTCCTGGCACTCCAACAAGTTCCTCGACCCGGTGCACGACGGCGCCGTCCTGCCGGTCCTGCACCTCAACGGCTACAAGATCGCCAACCCCACGGTGCTCGCCCGGCTGCCGCGCGCCGAACTCGACGAACTCCTGCGGGGCTACGGCCACGACCCCATCCATGTGTCGGGCGATGACCCCCGCCGCGTCCACCGGGAGCTCGCGAAGGCGATGGACCAGGCACTGGACCGCATCGCCGAGATCCAGCAGGAGGCCCGCGGCGGGAGCACCGGCGGGGGCGGCAGGGGGCAGAGCGGCAAGGCCCGGAGCGGCAGGGGCCGCGGCGGCACGGGCGGGGGCGCGGGGAGCGGGCGGGCCCGCTGGCCCATGATCGTCCTGCGGACCCCGAAGGGCTGGACCGGCCCGGCCGAGGTCGACGGGGAGCCGGTCGAGGGCACCTGGCGCTCCCACCAGGTCCCGCTCGCCGGGGTCCGCGAGAACCCCGAGCACCTGCGGCAACTGGAGGCCTGGCTGCGCTCGTACCGCCCCGAGGAGCTCTTCGACGCCGAGGGGCGTCCCACCTCCCTCGTCCTGGACTGCGTGCCCGAGGGCTCCCGCCGCCTCGGCGCCAACCCGCACACGAACGGCGGTCTGCTGCTGACCTCGCTGCCCCTGCCGGACCTGGACGACTTCGCCGTCCCCGTGGACAAGCCCGGCGCGAGCACCCACGAGCCCACCCGGGTCCTCGGCGGCATGCTCGCCCGCGTCATGGCCGACACGTCCGAGCGGCGCAACTTCCGGGTCGTGGGCCCCGACGAGACCGAGTCGAACCGCCTGGGCGCGCTGTACGAGGCGACCGGCAAGGCCTGGCAGGCGGAGACCCTCGACACCGACGAACATCTGGCACGCGACGGCCGCGTGATCGAGATCCTCTCCGAACACCTCTGCCAGGGCTGGCTGGAGGGCTATCTCCTCACCGGACGGCACGGTCTGTTCTCGTCGTACGAGGCGTTCGTGCACATCGTCGACTCCATGGTCAACCAGCACATCAAGTGGCTCAAGACCTCGCGGGAACTGCCGTGGCGGGCACCCCTCGCATCCCTCAATTACCTGCTGACCTCGCACGTCTGGCGCCAGGACCACAACGGCTTCTCCCACCAGGACCCGGGCTTCGTCGACCACGTCCTCAACAAGAGCCCGGAGGTCGTACGGGTCTATCTGCCGCCGGACGCCAACACCCTGCTGTCGGTGGCGGACCACGCCCTGCGCAGCCGCGACCACGTGAACGTGATCGTCGCCGGGAAGCAGCCCTGCTTCGACTGGCTGTCCATGGAGCAGGCCCGCGCCCACTGCGCCCGCGGCGCGGGCATCTGGGAGTGGGCCGGCACGGAGAACGGGAACCGCGAACCGGACGTGGTGCTGGCCTGCGCCGGAGACGTACCCACCCAGGAGGTCCTCGCCGCCGCCGCGCTGCTGCGCACCCATCTGCCCGACCTGGCGGTCCGGGTCGTCAACGTCGTCGACATCGCCCGGCTGATGCCGCAGGGCGAGCACCCGCACGGCATGGCCGACTCCGAGTACGACGCCCTCTTCACCGCGGACAAGCCGGTGATCTTCGCCTACCACGGCTATCCCTGGCTGATCCACCGGCTGGCCTACCGGCGCACCGGCCACGCCAACCTCCATGTACGCGGCTACAAGGAGTCGGGCACCACCACGACCCCCTTCGACATGGTCGTCCGCAACAGCCTCGACCGGTACCGCCTCGTCATGGACGTCATCGACCGTGTCCCGGGCCTCGCTGTCCGCGCAGCCGCCGTACGCCAGCGCATGACCGATGTGCACACCCGTCACGAGGCCTGGATCCGCGAGCACGGCACCGACCTGCCGGAGGTCGCCGAGTGGACCTGGTCCGGCTGA